The following proteins come from a genomic window of Hoplias malabaricus isolate fHopMal1 chromosome 15, fHopMal1.hap1, whole genome shotgun sequence:
- the rnf145b gene encoding RING finger protein 145, with the protein MAMRARMEAVLNVGLRVPSIMLLEVLYRWDVSSFFQKVQRSSLNNNPLFQYKYLALYLHYVGYILSLVLLTLPRQHLVRLYLYVLTALLLFAGHQLSRDYVRGELDSGYEGPLYLDPLSTNRFTTALLGQLVVCTLCSCVMQTKQIWLFSAHLLPLVARLCLVPLETIVFINRFAMIFTGLEVLYFLATNLLVPYNLAKTAYRELAQVVEVYGLLALGMSLWNQLVLPVLFMCFWLVLFALQIYTYFSTRDQPPSRERLLFLFLTSIAECCCTPYSLLGLVFTVSFVALGVLTLCKFYLQGYRAFMNDNAMHRGMTEGITLLILSVQTGLIELQVIHRAFLLSIILFIVVASILQSMLEIADPIVLALGASRDKSLWKHFRAVSLCLFLLVFPAYMSYMICQFFHMDFWLLIIISSSILTSLQVLGTLLIYVLFMVEEFRKAPVENMDEVIYYVNGTYRLLEFLVALCVVAYGVSETLFGEWTVMGSTIILVHAYYNVWLRAQLGWQSFLLRRDAVHKIQSMPTASNLQLQQHNDICSICYQDMKSAVITPCGHFFHAGCLKKWLYVQETCPLCHGQLKSHTQSPPASEISPANQNSPETEQGESTGELATEEEAQAGQSSPNLETQSSLEYSPEPEVEGQLSENSQEESEECDSLTHKESVEGQTEELDAEQAPHSSTGVPLSS; encoded by the exons ATGGCAATGAGGGCCCGAATGGAGGCAGTACTAAATGTGGGTCTGCGTGTGCCCAGCATCATGTTGTTGGAGGTCCTGTACCGCTGGGATGTCAGCTCCTTCTTCCAGAAGGTCCAGAGGAGCAGCCTCAACAACAACCCACTTTTCCAGTACAAGTACCTGGCCCTCTATCTGCACTATGTGG GCTACATCCTCAGCCTGGTGCTGCTGACTCTGCCACGGCAGCACCTGGTGCGGCTTTACCTGTACGTTCTCACAGCTCTGTTGCTCTTCGCTGGACACCAGCTTTCCAG GGATTATGTTCGTGGTGAGCTGGACTCCGGATATGAAGGGCCTCTTTACCTGGACCCACTCTCCACAAATCGCTTTACCACAGCCCTCCTCG GTCAGCTGGTGGTATGTACACTGTGCTCCTGTGTGATGCAGACCAAACAGATTTGGCTTTTCTCTGCTCACCTGCTCCCCCTGGTGGCCAGGCTGTGCCTAGTCCCCTTGGAAACCATCGTCTTCATCAACCGCTTTGCCATGATTTTCACAGGCCTGGAAGTGCTATACTTCTTGGCCACTAACCTGTTGGTGCCCTACAACCTGGCCAAGACTGCCTACAGAGAGCTAGCACAG GTCGTAGAAGTGTATGGGCTTCTGGCTCTGGGGATGTCTCTGTGGAATCAGCTGGTCTTGCCTGTACTTTTTATGTGTTTCTGGCTGGTGCTGTTTGCACTGCAGATCTACACATACTTCAGCACGCGGGATCAACCACCTTCTCGCGAGAGGctgctcttcctctttctcaccAG CATTGCAGAGTGCTGTTGTACGCCATACTCTCTGTTGGGGCTGGTCTTCACCGTTTCCTTTGTGGCGCTGGGCGTCCTCACACTCTGCAAGTTCTACCTACAAGGCTACCGAGCCTTTATGAATGACAATGCCATGCACAG GGGGATGACAGAGGGCATTACTCTTCTGATTTTGTCTGTACAAACTGGACTGATTGAGCTCCAGGTCATCCATCGGGCTTTCCTTCTCAGCATCATCCTATTCATCGTGGTTGCTTCTATTCTCCAGTCCATGCTGGAGATTGCTGACCCCATAGTGCTGGCACTAGGGGCCTCCAGGGACAA GAGCCTGTGGAAGCACTTCCGGGCAGTCAGCCTGTGCCTATTCCTTCTGGTCTTCCCTGCCTACATGTCCTACATGATCTGCCAGTTCTTCCACATGGACTTCTGGCTGCTGATCATCATCTCCTCCAGCATTCTAACCTcactacag GTCCTGGGCACACTATTGATTTATGTGCTATTTATGGTGGAAGAGTTCCGCAAGGCTCCTGTGGAGAACATGGATGAGGTGATCTATTACGTCAATGGAACCTATCGGCTGCTGGAGTTCctggtggcactgtgtgtggtggcttATGGCGTGTCAGAGACGCTCTTTGGTGAATGGACTGTCATGGGCTCCACCATTATTCTGGTGCATGCCTATTACAACGTGTGGTTGCGGGCACAGCTGGGCTGGCAGAGCTTTCTACTTCGCCGAGATGCAGTGCACAAGATCCAGAGCATGCCCACGGCCTCAAATCTGCAGCTCCAGCAGCATAACGACATTTGCTCCATCTGCTATCAG GACATGAAGTCAGCCGTAATCACGCCTTGCGGTCACTTCTTCCATGCTGGCTGCTTGAAGAAGTGGTTGTATGTGCAGGAGACCTGCCCACTCTGCCATGGTCAGCTCAAGAGCCATACACAGTCCCCCCCAGCTTCTGAAATTTCACCAGCTAATCAGAACTCTCCAGAAACAGAACAGGGAGAATCCACAGGTGAGCTGGCTACAGAAGAGGAAGCTCAAGCTGGACAGTCTTCCCCAAATTTGGAAACCCAGTCAAGCCTTGAATATTCACCTGAGCCAGAGGTTGAAGGGCAGTTGTCAGAGAATTCCCAAGAGGAATCAGAAGAATGTGACTCACTGACGCATAAAGAAAGTGTTGAAGGTCAAACAGAAGAACTGGACGCTGAACAGGCTCCACACTCTAGTACAGGTGTCCCTCTTTCCTCTTAA